TCTCCGGTGCCGATCGAGCGGCCGTCGCGCCGTGTCTTGGTTCTGGCGATTCTGGCGGCTGCGGCAGCAGAGGACGCCGAGGACATCTCGAGCACCCAGGAACTGTCGGACCGGGTCCGCGTGCTGAGTCGGCAGGAGGAAGCGGGACTGGCGCCGTACCAGCCTGACCGGTATGCGGAACGCCAACTGTTCGTCAAAGCCCTGAGAGTCTTGCAGGGTATGGGCGCGTTGCGGCCGATGACGCCGTCGACCGCAGATGCGGGTGATGGATGGGCGCAGCAGCAGGATGCCGTCGGAGATGTGTTCGACGTCGACCGGGAGCTCCTGCTGCAACTCATCGATCCGGTCTGCCTGCGTACGGCGGTCGACAGCGGACTCGCCGACGAGCAGGAGCCGTCGCCGCGGTACGGCGTACTCCGGCGGCTGCTGGAGTTGCCGGTGTGCCTGTACCAGGATCTGACGGAGGCCGAGCGTACCTATCTGGTGAGCCAGCGGCGCCGGCTGCTGTCGTGGTGCGAGGAGATGACTGGTTGGACGCCCGAGGAGCGTGCCGAGGGCATTGCCCTGGTGACGGCGGATCCGGAGGACAGCGACCTTCCGTTCCCGCGGTTGCGGACGGTGGACTTCACCACGCTGATGATTCTGGACGTGTTGCTGCGCGACGTAGGGCCGGGGGAGACGTTCGACCTCAATCGACTCGAGCGTGCGGCCGTCGACGTGACCGTGCGGTATCCGCGGGCAACGACTGTGCAGTTGCAGGCTGAGGGTGCGATGGCCGCGGCCGCTGTGGAGACGTTGTGCGCGCTCGACCTTCTGCGGGCGTCGGAGGGCGTGTTCGAGCTGACGCCAGTCGCGGCGCGATTCCGTGATCCTGCGGTTGTCGAGACCACCGCGCTTCTCGACCTGGGATCCGACGATGACTGAGTCTGCGGAGGACCGCCGGTTCGACGGCGCCGAGTGGCTGAGCGCGGCGGCGGGTGACGGCCTGCCCGTGCCGGTGCTCCGGCGATGGCAGCCGCTGCGGGTGGGCATCGTGAACCTGTGGGAGTACGACGTTGTCGAGTTCTGGTTCGCCGATGGACGACTGGTCCTGCGTGGCGGCAACGGTGCGGGTAAGACGAAGGTTCTCGAGCTGACCACGCTGATGCTCCTGCGTGGAGAGATCTCGCCGTCGGTTCTGGACCCGTTCGGATCGCAGCACCGCAGCATGCGCTTCAACCTGCTGCCGACCGGTGAGGCGGACGATCCACGCGAGCTGACCGACTCAGGGCTTGGCTACGCCTGGGCCGAGTTCGGCCGCGTCGACGAGCACGGCGAACCGCAATACTTCACCTGCGGCCTCGGCGCGAGCGCGAAGCGGGGCACTGGGACAGGCGGGGTCAAGACCTGGCAGCTCCTGACCCGTCGGCGGATCGGCCGCGATCTGGAGTTGTCCCGGGTCGGGCGGCCGCTCGAGGAGACGGAGCTGAAGAAGGAGCAAGGGATTCGGGTCCTGTCGAATGCCGGACAGTACCGCACGCTGCTGGCTGACGAGCTCTTCGGCATGGATGCCGAGGCGTATCACAACCTGACGGAGCTGTTGAAGCAGTTGCGCAAGCCGAAGTTGGGCGAGCGACTCGCTCCGGCGCTTCTCGAGCAGACGTTGCGGGATGCGCTGCCACCCATCGGTGGCGCGGAGATCGACCAGCTCGCGGAGGGATGGGATCGGCTGCGGCGCTTGCGGCAGAAGGTGGAAGCGACCAAGGAGGCCGCCAAGAACCTCGCGCAGTTCACCCGCTACTCCTGGCGGCCGTGGGCCTCGACGGTCACCTGGCGTCGCGCCGACCGCCTGGCGACGGCGACCGACCAACTGTCGGAGACCACACGGCTGCGCAGGCAGGCTGAGCAAGCTCTTGAGCGCAGCGCCGGCGAAGTCGAACGGGTGACGAAGGCGCTCACGGCGGCACGGGTGACGAAGTCCGATCGCGAGGTGGAGCAGCGTGAGCTGATCATGTCGCCGGCGTACGCCGATGCGGTATCGGCGGCGGGCCGGGTCGAGAGCCGGAAGGCCGAAGTTGCGTCACTGCGGGACCAGCTTCGCCGCGCCGAGGACCGACGGGGCCAGGCGACCGGGGCCGTTGAACGCGCCCAAGCAGCCGTTGACGATGCCCAACGCGGCATCGAGGAGGTGTCCGCTCGCGAGGCGAAGCGGGTCGGTGCCCTGACCGAGAGCGCGCGTGCCGCCGGGTTGGGCGAGGCGACCGAACAGTACCTTCCCGAACGAGACCTGGCGTCGCTGCGGAGCGCGGCAGATCGCCGTGTCGAGCGCTTCGAACATCATGTCGAGCTGCTCACGGCGTACCAGCAGGTCACGGAGCACGTTGAGCGGATCGCCGAGAGGGTCAGCGACCGGCGGCAGCAACACCGCAAGGCGATCGATGCCGAATCCCTGGCGCAGACGGCCGTCGAAGGATCGGTCGAGGCGCTTCGGTTCCGATTGCGGGACTGGGCAATCGGTCTGACCGTGGCGCGGTTGTCGCCCGAGCAGGTCGAGGACTGGTGTGATCTCGTGGCCGCGTTGACTGGTTCGGAGCCTGCCGAGACGCCAAGCGCTGCGGTGAGCGGCTTTCTCGAGCAGCAGAGAGAAGCCCTGCGGCGCGAGGAGGGCGCGGTTCACGATCGGCAACGCCCGATGGGTGCGGAGCGGCTGAAGGTCGAAGCCGAGGTTGCCCGGTTGCGGTCGACTGCTGACGAGCCGCCGACAGCCCCAGTGCTGTGGACCCGACGTACCCGCCCGGCGGTCACCGACAGCCGTGGCGCCCCGCTGTGGCAATGTGTCGAGCCGCGGCCCGGACTCGGGTCCGGACAGCTCGATCTGCTCGAGGCCGCGCTCGCGGCGTCAGGGCTCCTGGACGCCTGGATCACCCCACATGGCGTGCTGTTCGAGGCCGATGGCAACGAACCGATCGAGGTACGTCTCGAGCCGCCGGCAGGATCCGGCGCCGGTCTGGAGGCGGTCCTGACGCCCACGGCCGCGGGAGGCGTCTCGGAGGAGACGATCCTGAGTGTGCTGTCCGGAATCGGGTGGTTCGAGCGCCGTGATCACGCGCCGGACGATGGGGACTGGCTCACGGCCGACGGCTGTTGGCGAGTTGGCGTCCTGACCGGCCGGGCGGCACCGGCGCAGCAAGCGTCGTACCTCGGCGCGACCGCGCGCGAGGCGGCCCGGATGCGCGCGATCCAGGCCCACGAGAAGCGATTGGCCGAGATCCAGGCGGATCTCGACCTGCTCGACGTCGAGCTCGCGGACATCCACCGCAGGATCGAGACTGTCGAAGCGGAAGGGTTTCGGTGGATGGACACCGTACTGCGCCCCGGCGAGCGCGGTGTCATCGAGGCTACGGCCACACTGAACGCGAAGGCCAAGCATCGCGCCGAGTGCGAGGAGGCGGTGCGCGTGGCCGAGGAAAGGCAACGCGCGCTGGAAAGCCGGCTGAACGAGGCCTGGGCGGCCTTCGCCGACCAGGCGGCACAGTACGGGTTCCCGCTGGAGAACCTCGAGACCTACGCATCGGCGCTTCGGACCTGTCGCGCGGAGATCGACCGGCTGGACTCGCTGCTCGAGGTCGTACGCGAACGCCGTACTCGCCTGCGAAGGGCCGAAGACGACCGCGATGAGAAGGTTGTCGCGGTGGAGGAGGCCGCCGGGGAGGCCGAGCAGCTGTCTGGTCAGCTTCGTCAGGCGCGGATCAAGCTGCAGACCGCCGAACAGTCGGTGCACGCCGATCACCGGGAGCTGCTGGAGCTGGCCGATGAACTCACTGCGCTGCTGGAGGAACTGACTCAGTCGATCGAGTCGCTGTCGGATCAGGTCGGCGACGCGCGGGTTGCGGCCAAGGAGGCCGAAGGCATTCTCGACCAGCACGAGAACCGCCGAGCCGAAGCTGAGCGCGAACGGGACGCCGCGCTCGCCGGATGGTGGGA
This Kribbella sp. NBC_00482 DNA region includes the following protein-coding sequences:
- a CDS encoding TIGR02680 family protein encodes the protein MTESAEDRRFDGAEWLSAAAGDGLPVPVLRRWQPLRVGIVNLWEYDVVEFWFADGRLVLRGGNGAGKTKVLELTTLMLLRGEISPSVLDPFGSQHRSMRFNLLPTGEADDPRELTDSGLGYAWAEFGRVDEHGEPQYFTCGLGASAKRGTGTGGVKTWQLLTRRRIGRDLELSRVGRPLEETELKKEQGIRVLSNAGQYRTLLADELFGMDAEAYHNLTELLKQLRKPKLGERLAPALLEQTLRDALPPIGGAEIDQLAEGWDRLRRLRQKVEATKEAAKNLAQFTRYSWRPWASTVTWRRADRLATATDQLSETTRLRRQAEQALERSAGEVERVTKALTAARVTKSDREVEQRELIMSPAYADAVSAAGRVESRKAEVASLRDQLRRAEDRRGQATGAVERAQAAVDDAQRGIEEVSAREAKRVGALTESARAAGLGEATEQYLPERDLASLRSAADRRVERFEHHVELLTAYQQVTEHVERIAERVSDRRQQHRKAIDAESLAQTAVEGSVEALRFRLRDWAIGLTVARLSPEQVEDWCDLVAALTGSEPAETPSAAVSGFLEQQREALRREEGAVHDRQRPMGAERLKVEAEVARLRSTADEPPTAPVLWTRRTRPAVTDSRGAPLWQCVEPRPGLGSGQLDLLEAALAASGLLDAWITPHGVLFEADGNEPIEVRLEPPAGSGAGLEAVLTPTAAGGVSEETILSVLSGIGWFERRDHAPDDGDWLTADGCWRVGVLTGRAAPAQQASYLGATAREAARMRAIQAHEKRLAEIQADLDLLDVELADIHRRIETVEAEGFRWMDTVLRPGERGVIEATATLNAKAKHRAECEEAVRVAEERQRALESRLNEAWAAFADQAAQYGFPLENLETYASALRTCRAEIDRLDSLLEVVRERRTRLRRAEDDRDEKVVAVEEAAGEAEQLSGQLRQARIKLQTAEQSVHADHRELLELADELTALLEELTQSIESLSDQVGDARVAAKEAEGILDQHENRRAEAERERDAALAGWWEIADAGLMEPLGLQVPERRVVETGRDGARAARRVLRDVTDAAAEDRTWRKCSGDLQALRPGLLPTRDIRVVDDGPLPLVLVLVDGAAGWQPPVEAADALADSVRQLEEKYDAEQRDVLARLLESNFIEHLKERLDYAKGTFTHINQQLAAHPTRQGHIVRLERTADPADPEAVAVVNALEQGYAELGTERQEQVRAFISRRIDAARADAAAEGASDWKDQLTTALDYRRWLRIELQFQAGRGDRWRKFDTARHATKSGGEKVVLLSQPLFAAAVVAYNAAGPEAPRWIWLDEAMTGVDVTVKESFMGLTVSFDLDVMLTAHDEWCTYSTVPAVAIHDLARDPHLPGVDVDTYLWCGGKLGQVAPRLRVDKEIPADPDSLFGGDDDE
- a CDS encoding DUF2398 family protein, giving the protein MTLERLGRQRAFVGLLRHPVVTRSEHAELWPVVYRHRDVLSDWFVNRLGYRLVMTDSAARLYRLPSDAPVLSPVPIERPSRRVLVLAILAAAAAEDAEDISSTQELSDRVRVLSRQEEAGLAPYQPDRYAERQLFVKALRVLQGMGALRPMTPSTADAGDGWAQQQDAVGDVFDVDRELLLQLIDPVCLRTAVDSGLADEQEPSPRYGVLRRLLELPVCLYQDLTEAERTYLVSQRRRLLSWCEEMTGWTPEERAEGIALVTADPEDSDLPFPRLRTVDFTTLMILDVLLRDVGPGETFDLNRLERAAVDVTVRYPRATTVQLQAEGAMAAAAVETLCALDLLRASEGVFELTPVAARFRDPAVVETTALLDLGSDDD